Proteins encoded within one genomic window of Hahella chejuensis KCTC 2396:
- a CDS encoding chemotaxis protein CheV, with translation MAGVLDSVNQRTQLVGQNRLELLLFRLQGEQIYGINVFKVKEVLQCPKLTMMPKRHPVVRGVAHIRGETIPILDMGMATGQMPVPEKDVNNCFVIITEYNRKTQGFLVSGVERIVNMNWEDMHPPPKGAGKDNYLTAVTRLENKLIEVIDVEKILAEVSPTRDTVADEFIDKELAAKAIEHKVLVVDDSTVARRQIVHCMDAVGVEVVTKNDGRQALDYLRSLVADGSRIDDHLSLMISDVEMPEMDGYTLTTNCKNDPSLKDLYIMLHTSLSGVFNKAMVAKVGADDFMAKFNPDELAQRVTSVLKTIEERRQ, from the coding sequence ATGGCCGGGGTATTAGACAGCGTAAACCAACGTACTCAGTTAGTCGGACAGAACCGCCTGGAGTTGCTCCTGTTTCGGCTGCAGGGTGAGCAGATTTACGGAATCAACGTTTTCAAGGTTAAGGAAGTCCTGCAATGCCCGAAGCTGACAATGATGCCTAAACGACATCCTGTGGTCAGGGGAGTGGCCCATATTCGTGGTGAAACCATCCCTATACTCGACATGGGAATGGCCACAGGTCAAATGCCTGTTCCCGAGAAAGACGTCAATAACTGCTTCGTCATCATCACGGAATACAATCGCAAAACGCAGGGCTTTCTCGTATCCGGGGTGGAGCGTATCGTCAATATGAATTGGGAAGATATGCATCCGCCGCCAAAAGGGGCGGGCAAAGACAATTATTTGACGGCGGTGACTCGCCTGGAAAACAAGCTGATTGAAGTCATTGATGTGGAGAAGATTCTCGCCGAAGTCTCTCCGACACGGGATACCGTCGCGGATGAATTCATCGATAAGGAACTGGCGGCCAAAGCAATAGAGCACAAAGTGCTGGTAGTGGATGATTCCACTGTCGCGCGGCGCCAGATCGTTCATTGTATGGATGCGGTAGGCGTGGAGGTGGTCACTAAAAATGACGGCCGCCAGGCCCTCGACTATCTTCGCTCGCTGGTCGCCGACGGTAGCCGTATCGACGACCATCTCAGTCTGATGATTTCAGATGTGGAGATGCCGGAAATGGATGGCTACACACTGACTACCAACTGTAAAAATGATCCCTCCTTGAAGGACTTGTACATCATGTTGCACACGTCATTAAGCGGTGTTTTTAACAAGGCGATGGTGGCGAAGGTCGGCGCAGATGATTTTATGGCCAAATTCAACCCCGATGAGCTGGCGCAGCGAGTGACATCCGTGCTGAAAACCATAGAAGAAAGAAGACAATAA
- the flgA gene encoding flagellar basal body P-ring formation chaperone FlgA produces the protein MMRFAAAAAEQLQERVVYEVSEPDSRLNFSPCEQTPAVREASSNGGRLTLKVSCESPSPWQIYVPVQMERYRQIVTIKSAVPRDYALAPEDLETKELNIIDLRYGFYTNAEDVVGMITRRPVNAGSAPYPNMLEAPKLINKGDMVVIEAATHHFSVKMPGVAMADGRRGQQIMVKNSSSNRMVRAEVIGSGHVRTPL, from the coding sequence ATGATGCGATTTGCCGCGGCGGCGGCTGAACAGCTTCAGGAGCGGGTTGTCTATGAGGTTTCCGAGCCTGACTCCCGTCTTAACTTCTCTCCCTGCGAGCAAACGCCGGCCGTCAGGGAAGCCAGCTCCAATGGCGGTCGACTGACGCTGAAGGTAAGCTGCGAGTCCCCCAGCCCGTGGCAGATATACGTGCCCGTGCAAATGGAGCGGTACAGACAAATCGTGACAATAAAATCCGCCGTGCCGCGGGATTACGCCCTGGCGCCGGAAGACCTGGAAACCAAAGAGTTGAATATCATCGACTTACGCTACGGTTTCTATACGAACGCAGAGGATGTGGTCGGCATGATCACGCGTCGCCCCGTCAACGCAGGTTCCGCGCCCTATCCAAATATGCTGGAAGCGCCTAAACTTATTAATAAAGGCGACATGGTGGTGATAGAAGCGGCCACCCACCACTTCAGCGTGAAAATGCCGGGGGTCGCCATGGCGGATGGCAGACGCGGCCAACAGATTATGGTCAAGAATAGCTCCAGTAACCGTATGGTGCGTGCGGAAGTCATAGGTTCAGGTCACGTCAGAACGCCCTTGTGA
- the flgM gene encoding flagellar biosynthesis anti-sigma factor FlgM yields MNIKGVGSPPVNDIKSRENLQKTEKVDVDAGKNAAAPEKSGDSGDKVVLSSQAQNIRKVEQQLAKLPDVDNERVEKIKKALADGSYQINSRSVAEKLLNFEQDF; encoded by the coding sequence ATGAATATCAAGGGTGTCGGTTCACCTCCCGTGAACGATATCAAGTCCCGGGAAAATCTGCAGAAGACTGAGAAAGTCGATGTGGATGCCGGGAAAAATGCGGCGGCTCCCGAAAAAAGCGGAGATTCCGGGGACAAAGTCGTCCTCAGCTCGCAGGCTCAGAACATCAGGAAAGTCGAACAGCAACTGGCGAAATTACCCGACGTGGATAACGAACGGGTGGAGAAGATCAAGAAAGCGCTGGCCGACGGGTCCTACCAGATCAATTCACGCAGTGTGGCAGAGAAATTGCTTAATTTTGAGCAAGACTTCTGA
- a CDS encoding flagella synthesis protein FlgN, with translation MSADLKVFIDLLKQDLQTLSQLEDVLQQERDSLEQSDIETLQRIIESKLPLLQQIESHARARMQWVSQTGLSIDRFLSLLKEKAPPVMKLYRQCESCLANIHKLNEVNGRIIARSQQRTTKMMQIIRGQSQHMQLYGKNGAEKSVGEGQAIAQA, from the coding sequence ATGTCCGCCGATCTGAAAGTATTTATTGATCTGCTTAAACAGGATCTACAAACTCTCTCTCAACTTGAAGATGTGCTGCAGCAGGAACGCGACTCTCTGGAGCAAAGCGATATTGAAACGCTGCAGCGCATCATCGAAAGCAAACTCCCCCTCCTGCAACAAATTGAAAGCCACGCGCGCGCTCGCATGCAGTGGGTCAGCCAAACCGGCCTGTCTATAGACCGCTTTCTCTCTCTGCTGAAGGAAAAAGCGCCTCCTGTAATGAAGCTGTACCGACAGTGCGAAAGCTGCCTCGCCAACATACACAAGCTGAATGAGGTCAATGGACGCATTATCGCCCGTTCACAGCAGCGCACGACCAAGATGATGCAGATTATTCGCGGCCAATCCCAACACATGCAGTTGTATGGCAAGAACGGCGCAGAGAAAAGCGTTGGCGAAGGCCAGGCCATCGCACAGGCGTAG